The genomic stretch GAGCGAGGTGGTGACCACCGCGCCCGTGCCGAGCGGCCCGGCGAGGTTGGAGGACCACACCACGTGGGTGCTCAGGTCGACGCCGGCGCTGTCGTGGGCGCTCGCCTGGAGGGTGATCGCGTCGCCCGTGAAGTAGCTCGCGCCGGTGGGCGGCTGGGCGATGGTGACCGTCGGCGCCTGGGCCGCCACGGTGAGGACGAGCTGGGGCTTCTGGCCGCTCGTCGCGAGCGAGGAGTTGTAGCTGACGGTCGCCGTATTCGAGCTGTCGATCGCCAGGTTGTAGGTGCCGTCGGCGGTGATCGCCCCGTCGAGGATGAACTCGGCCGTGGCACCGGTCGCGACCGTGCCGAGGGTCTGGAGGCCGGCGCCGTCGACCGCGGGCCGGGTGTTGAAGGTGACGGCCGTCTCGCTCCACGTGTTGTTGCTGATCAGGTGCACGGTGCCGCCGCTCGCGGCGCCGGCGCTGACCCCGAGGCGGAGGCGGGCCTTCTGGACCTGGCGGCCGCTGACGCCCGTCACCGCGAAGCGGAGGTAGGTGACCCGGGTGGGCGAGGCGGCAGCGCGCAGGATCGTCGACGAGTTGAAGTTCTTCGTCGCCGAGCCGCTGTCGACGTAGGTGTCCGCCGTCGAGCTGAAGGTGAGGGTCGTCGACGGCAACGCCTGCGCTTTGCCCCGGTGCGACAGGAACGGCAGGAGCCCGAGGACTATCCAGAATCCCAGGGCCCTGCGGGCCACAGTGTGTCGAAATCTCATGGTCAGACCCTCTCCGGGGAGCGTTGTTGGGCGTAGAGTGCGAGCACCAGCTCGGCCATCCGGTCGATGCCGGCGATGAGGTCGCCGTCGGCCGGCACCTCGCGGAAGTTGCGGACCCAGCGGCCGAGGCCGCGGTAGCAGGCGATCTGGCGCTCGGTCTCCGCGACCGTCAGCTCGTTCTTGCGCGCGGTGATGACCGCCGGGTCGGCGGCGAGGCAGAAGGCGAGCGCCGGCTCGGGGATGAGCCGCATGACGAGCGCCTCCACCCGCGGCCGCTGCACGAGCGGGTGCGGGAAGGTGAGCAGGTCGTAGAAGTAGCGGTCGAGCACCACCACCTCGCCGCGCGCCAGGCGGGGCCGGACGTAGACGAGGTAGCGGAGCCACTTGTCGGCCATGATGTGGACGAGCCCGCTCAGGCGCTGCCGCCGCGTCACGTCCTTCACCGGCTTGACCTTGGCCGCCCCGCCCGCGAGGCGCTTGCGGATCTGCTGGCTCAGGCGGCGCGTCGGGAGCAGCGGCGCCTGGGCGCCGAGGTAGACGCCCGAGACCGGGATGTGGGTGCCGGCGAACCGCCGGCAGATCAGGTCGGCGCTGGTGGTCTTCCCCGAGCCGTCGGGGCCGACGAGGATGACCAGGTGTCCGGACGGGCGGAGCCAGCCGCGCACGCGGTCGGCAGCCGCGCCGGCGCGGGCGCGGAGCCAGCGCACGAACGTCCCGGGGCGGCGCCGCACGCAGGCGCGGACGAGCCGGCCCCGCAGCCGGAGCGCGCGCTCGGGCTGGCCGGCCTGGAGGCACTCGACCAGCAGCCCGGCGAGCGTGCGGCCCACCGCGCTCTCCGCCGCGGCCCGGAACTGGGCCGGATCGCCCGTGCCGAGCTCGGCGAGCCGCACCTGATACGACGGGCGCACGGCGCGCATGTCGATGACCGCGTGGAGGAGAATCGCGAGGCTCTCGAGCGCCGGTGACGGGACGTAGAAGCCGTCGGCGTGCCGCCGCCGCGTCGCGAGCACGAGCTCACCGCGGAGGTAGACGAGGCCGTGGTGCACGACGTCGGGCCGGAGGTCGAGGAGGATGCTGCTCTCGTGACCCTCCGTCGGCGCGGGGACCAGGCAATAGGTGACGTGCGAGCTCCGCTTGCGCCGCGCGGTGACCGAGAGGCCGAGGTTGGCCGCGAGGCGCTGGATGATCCGCTGCGAGAGCGCCAGGTCGTTCGGGTGGACGACCAGGTCGATGTCCTTCCCGAAGTGCTCCGGCCAGCGCTCGTAGTTGCGCAGGACCGCGTAGCGGACGCTCTCGTTGTAGTAGGCGGCGAAGAGCGCCGCCAGGAAGCGGCCGGTGAGCGAGCTCTCCCAGCCCTCGAGCGTCTCGGTGCGGGCGGCAGTGGACAGGCGCGGTGGCGTCACAGGATCCTCCTCACGGCCTCCACCACCTCGTGGAGGTTCTGATCGAGCCAGGACGGCGAGCGGACGAGCCAGCTGTCGCGGCGGAGCCGCAGGTGATCGAGCCAGCAGCAGAGCGCGAGCGCCTGGTAGAGCTCCTCGTCGGCGCCGACGGTCCGCATCTCCTCTTCGAGCAGACGCGTCTCGAGCGGCGGAAGCTTCCGGGCCAGGATGGAGCGCGCGAAGAGCGTGCCGAAGGCGAAGCCGGTGCGCCGGATGGGCCGGCGCGCGACCAGCACCATCAGGTCGATCAGCGGCAGCCCGCGCGCGTCGAACACCTCGAAGTCGAGGATGCCGGTGACCGCCTCGCGCGGGCCGTAGAGCAGGTTGGCGAAGTCGTAGTCGCCGTGGTGCCAGCCGAGCGGCAGCGTCCGGCCGATGAGCGTCCGCTCGAGGCGCCGCTCGATCGCGTCGAGGGCGACGCGCGGCTCGCGGCCGACGATGCCGCGGAGCTCCTCGAGCCAGCGGCCGCAGAGCCGCGCGAACTCGTCGCCGTCCACCGCCACGCGCTCCTCCGTCGCGCGGCGGAGCTGGCGGAGGACCTCGGCCGCGTTGAGGATTGCCCGGTCGTAGCGGCGCGTGCCGCGCGAGTAATAGACGCGGCCCGCCTCGCCCGGCACGGCGCTCTCGGCGAAGAAGGGCTGTCCCTCGAAGCTCCCGCGCCCGTACGGCGCCGGGAACAGGCGACGGAGCTCCTCCGGGATGCGGAGGTCGCTCACCAGCGTCTCGAGCGCCTGGTGGTGCGCAGCGCACGTGGCCTCGGCGCGCTCGTCGAGCGGCAGGCGGATGATCACGCCGTCGCCGTCCGGCGCGCCGGCCACGAGGACCGCGGCGCCCTTGGCGCGCACGAAGTAGCGCGTCAGCTGGCGGCCGTGGGCGATCTGGCCGCCCGTGGCGAGATGCTCGAGCAGACGCTCGGCCAGCGACGGGATCTCGGGCTCGGTCGAGAGCACGGCGCCGAGGCTGGGCAGCAGAGGATGGAGGCGCCGCTCGAGCGCGCCGTCGCGATTGCAGACGTCCCAGGCCTTGACGAGCGGCCGCACCAGGCGGCCCCGCGTGCGGTAGGGATCGGCCGACAGCCGGACGGCGCTCGACGGCTCGAGCTCGAGCACCTGGTGGAACTTGTGCTGGAAGGGGATGGGGGCCACGAGCCGGGAGCCGCGGAAGCCGGCGGCGGCCGCCGCCTCGCGGAGCCCGCGGGCGGAGAAGCTCGCGCCCGACGCGCGGCGCGCACCGAGGAGCCGCGTGAGGCCCGTGCGGTTGTCGGTCGCCACGTAGGCCTGGCCGCGGGGCGCCAGCACGCGGCGGAGCTCGCCCAGGAGCTCGCGGCCGCAGGCGGCCGACAGCACGCGTTCCCCCGCGACCGCCGTGAACCATTCGACGAGGCCGGGGGCCACGACGAGGTTCACGCTGCCGTCGGGCAGCGGCAGGCGGAGCGGATCCACGACGCGGGCGAAGGTCAGGTTCTCGAGGCCGGCCGCCGCGGCCTGCTCGTGCACGAGTCTCAAGCGCTCGACGCTGCCGTCGAGGACCACCACGTGGGCCGCGCTGCGCGCCAGGCTCACCGGGGCCGCGCCCCAGCTCGGGCCGAGGAAGAGGACCCAGGCGTTGGAGCGGAGGTTCAGGAGGAACTTCCAGCCGGCGCGCGTCGGGTCGACGAGGTCCTGGAGCGTGTCCTCCCAGGTCGTCCCGGCCACCTTCGCGCGGAGCCGAGCCCAGCGCGACTGCTCGGGGGCGCGCAGCGTCCCCGCCAGGACCTCGGCGGCGAAGCGCTGGCGCGCCACGTCCCAGCCGGCGGCGTGGGCGTCGGCGGCGAGCCGGCGCATGCGGTCGGACGCGAACGTCCGGCCCGCGACGTTGACCGCGAAGGGCGGTCCGAGGAGGTAGACGCCGTCGCGGCGCGGGTAGCGGAGCGCGCAGGCGGTGCAGCGGACGGAGGCCGCCCGCACCGAGAGCGGACCGCGGCAGACCGGGCAGGCGAGCGGATCGGGGCCGCTCGGCAGTGGGTTACGCAGGGTCAGGGGAGTACTCCTTCATGCCCAGCAGCTGGGGCAGCGAGATGCCGGAGGTGGAGAGGAAGAGGAGCGTGAGGGCCGCCGCCTTGACCGAGTAGGCGACGCTCGAGGTGACCGCGGCGCCGATCAGGCTGTAGTGCGGGATCAGCGTGACGTCGCCGATCACCGTGATGACCAGGCCGGCGAGCGCCGTGTAGCTGTTGAACTCGGGGCGCCCGATGCCGACGTTGTAGCCGTTCAGCACGCCCGCCCCGCCGAGCGCGGCCAGGCCCACGAGCAGGATCTGGAACGCGGGCACGGCGGCGACGAAGTCGGGGCCGAACATGCGGACGATGATCGGCCCGCCGGCGAACGCCATGATGACGACCAGGAGCAGGTTGAGCGCGAAGACGCGGCGGTAGAGCGACACGCCCTGCGCGCGCGCCTCCGACACCGAGAGGCTCGCGATCATCGGACGGAGCACGAAGGTGAAGGCGGCGGAGAGCGGCCGGAAGGCCTCGGCCACCTTGGTGGCGACCGCGTAGTAGCCGACGACCTCCACCGGGGCGAGCACCGAGAGGATCATCACGTCGAGCCGCCAGTTCAGCATGTTGGCGATGCGCCCGATGTGGCCCTTGAGCCCGAAGCGCATCATCTCGAGCGACAGCTCGCGGTGCAGGCGCGGCCAGGGCGTGTAGCCGTGGCGCACGAGGTACCAGACCGACGCGATGCAGCTGACCACCGAGCCGCCGACCGACGCGAAGACGATGACCGTCGGCCCCGACTCGACGCCCCAGATGAGCGGCAGGACGAAGAGGAGGGTGGCGACGTCCTCGACCAGGAGCACGACGTTCGCCTCGGTGAAGGTCTGCAGCCCCTGCTGGACGGAGTTCAGGTAGTTGCGGACCATCTGGACCGGGATCGAGATGCCGACCAGCAGCACCGCCGTCTCGGAGAGCGAGCTGAAGAAGCGCGCGTGCACGATGCTGCCGGCGGCGATCCAGACGCCCCAGCCGATGAAGCCGATGATCAGGGCGAGGCTCATGCTCGCCTCGGTGATCGCCTGGATGGAGTAGCGGCGCCCGCCCACCAGGTACGCGTTCGACATGGTGACGCCGGCGCCGAGCACCGCGGCCACCACGGTGGGGACGACGCGCGCGAGGGCGAAGACGCCGGCCCCCTTGGCGCCGAGGACGTTGGCCACCAGCATGGCGGCGAGGGCCGCCGCCCCCGTGGAGAGGAAGCTGGTGACCATGGTGATCGAGACGTTACGGACGAGCTTCACGGTCGTCGTCCCTCACTCGGGGCCGGCCCAGGCGATCAGCGCCTTGCCGGCCTCCCGCTTGGTCCATGCGTGATAGAGCGCCCGGTTGAGATCGTCGGCGGAGCGGACGAGGAACTTCTCCGGGCTGAGCACCGCCTCGAGCAGCTTCTGCACCAGCGGCTCCTTCAGCCGCTCGAGCACCGTCTGGAAGTGCGGCACGAAGCTCCGGTTGCAGCCGAGGAACGTGAGCCCCTTGCCGATCATCTCGCGCGTGTTGAGCAGCACGGACTTCTCCGACGGGCCGAAGAGGACCGCCGTGCCGCCCGGCCGGAGGCACTCGACGGTCTCCTCGAGCGTCTCGCCGTTCGCCTCGCCGCCCACGCACTCGAAGACGATGTCGATCTTGCCGCGCAGGTTGGCGAAGCTCTGGGGGTCGTCGCCGTCGAGGGCGTCGCCCACGAGCGACATCGCGGCGCGACGGTTCCCCCAGTCGTGGCCGCTCATGGCGATGGCGGCACGCGGGACCTGGTACATGCCGGCGAGGCAGATCGCGACGAGCTGCCCGAGCGGCCCGTTGCCGAGGACGAGGTAGCGGCCCTCGGGCCGGATCGGCGCCTTCTCGCAGCCGGCGAGGATGGTGGTGAGCGGCTCGGTGAGCGCGGCGATGCGGTCGGGCAGCTCGGACGGCACCGGGACCAGGAGCGCGGCGGGGTGCCGGAAGACGCTCTGCGCGAGCCCGTCCGTGTTGCTCGACAGGTAGAGGTTGTGGAGGCAGTAGTTCTCGCCCGCTCCGCCGGGCCGGCAGGCGAGGCAGCCCTCCGCCCGCGAGGGGTAGAGGTCGGGATAGGCGATGTAGCAGGGGACGTTCGGCACCACGACCACGCGGCTGCCCGGACGCACGTGGCTGGCGGCCATGCCGGACTCGACGACCTCGGCGACACCCTCGTGCAGGAGCGCCATCGGGAGCTTCTTCGAGAGCGCCCGCCGGTCGCGCGTGCCCGCGTAGAGCTTCAGGTCCGAGGCGCACACCCCGGTGAGCCGCGGCCGGACCAGGACGTCGTCCGGACGCTCACGCTTGATCTCGCGCTCGACCGCCTCGATGCGGAAGGGCTGGGTCAGGCGATAGGAGACGGCTGAGTTCCAGGTGCCCATTACCAGCCCTCTCCGTCGTTGGGCCGCTCGCGATCGACGAGGCTCGTCGCGAACAGGAAGTCCTGGTACGTGGTGATCTTGAAGTTGGCGTACGATCCCTCGACGACGCCCACCTGCCCGCCGATACGGAGCACGAGCTGTGCGTCGTCGGTGGCGTCGGTGATGCCGTCGGCCGCGGCCTTCTGGTGCGCCTCGACCAGCAGGTCGTAGCGGAACGCCTGCGGCGACTGGCCGCTGTAGAGGTTGGCCCGGTCGGGGATGTGGGCGATCATCCCGTCGCGGCTCTCGACGATGGTGTCGAGGGCGCGGACGGTCACGTTGGCGGCGCCCACCCGGCGCGCCGTCTCGACGGCCTCCATGATCACGCGGGGGCCGGTGAACGGCCGCACGCCGTCCTGCACGACGACGACGTCGCAGGGGCCGATCGCCTCCAGCCCCGCGGCCGACGAGGCCTGCCGCGTCGCGCCGCCGCGGACCATCCGACGTACTTTGAAAAAGCGGTAGGTGTCGACGATGTCGTAGTAGAGCTGCTCGTAGCGGGCGTTGACGACGAGCGTGACGTCGTCGACGAGGTCGAGGTTCTGGTACGTCTCGAGGATGTAGGCGAGGATCGGCTTCCCCATCAGCTGCACGAACTGCTTGGGGATGAAGCTGCCGGTGAACCGGCTGCCGCTGCCGGCTGCGAGCACGATGGCGCTCACGCGGCCGGCTGCGCCTGCTGTGCCCCTTGGGGGGCGTGCTGTGGATGCGGTTCGAGATCCGATATTTGTGCTCATACCTGCGATACCTCTCAGAGGAGCTGTTGTCGGCGCGGGATGGCGCCGCGGCGGAACACGTAGAGGAAGCGACCCACGGCCCCGATCGGCATCAGGGGCGCGAAGGCCCAGAGGACGAGGGCGCGCCAGCTGCCCGGCCCCGCGAGCGGGAAGGAGATCGCGGCGTCGAGGACGGCGGCGACGGCGGTGTAGGTGAGGAACGCCGTCAGGCCGCGCACCATCACCGCCAGCAGCGCGAGCCGCCCGCGCCAGCGGCCCCACGCCGAGCGGCTCGGCGCGGCCACGTAGCGGTCCTCGATCTCCGGCGCGCCCGCGTTGGCGCGGTACCAGCAGTCGACCGCCTCCTTGTCGAGGAACAGGCCGAAGGTGGCGACGAAGGCCGCGATCAGGTGCGCCGGGGCGCCCGTCTGGCGGTAGACCCCGAGCCCGGCCGAGAAGACGAGCAGCGGGAAGGTGACGCGGTCGGTGATGAGGTCGAAGTAGGCGCCGCGCACGCTCGTCTCGCCGCGGCAGCGCGCCACCTCGCCGTCGACGTAGTCGAGCAGCACGTGAAGGTGGTAGGCGAGGAGGCCCGCCACCACGACGAGCGGGCTCACCGAGGCGAACGACGCCGCCGCGCCGAGGCCGACCAGGAAGCTGACCAGCGTGATCTGGTTCGGGGCGAGGCGCGTGTGCGTCACGACCCAGCGGGTCACGCGGACCGACAGCCGCGGCATCAGGAGCCGCATCTGCACGCCGGCGCGGAAGTCCTCCCGCTTGGCGGCGCGCTTCACTTCTTCGAGCGTGAGATCCATCTCGTTCTCGCCTCAGCTCCTCGAGCCGTCGGAGCGGCCCGGCTGCCAGCCGCGGCCGTGGCCGCTGGCGGGATGGCCGATGCCGTTGCCGTTGGTGATTGCGTGGGCCGCCCCGTTGCCGTTGCCATTGGTGGCGGCGTGGGTGCCGTTCCCGTTCGTCGTGGCGTGGCCGTTGCCGTTGCTCGCCGCCTGGATCGTCAGTGGAGGGGCCTCGGCGACGCTCAGCGCCTCGTCGCAGTCGACGAGCTGCTCGACGTAGCGGTGCACGCGCACGCCGTGCTGCCGGCAGACGGCGCGCGCCCACTGGAAGCCGGCCTCGCCGAGGGCGGGGTCGGCGAGCACGAGGTGCCGCACCTGCCGCTCGACGACGATCGCGGGCAGCGCGTCGAGCGTGCCGAGGACCGGCAGGTGCCCCACCTGACGCCCCTGGAGGCGCGGCAGCACCTCGACGAAGCCGATCGGGTGCAGCCCGCTCGTCCCGTTGCGCCGCAGCCGCACGAGCGCGTGCAGCGCCTCCGATGCCGTTCCGCAGATGAGCGCGCGCTCCGGCGCGTTCGTCCGGACGGCATTGATGAGCAGGACGAAGGAGAGGCGCGTCAGCGTGGCCGCGGGGAGGAAGAGGAGGAAGTGGACGACGGCGGCGTCGCCGCCCGCGGGAAGGCCGAGCAGGCGGAGCGCGATGTACCCGGCGATCGTGCCGGCGCCGCACGCCCGCAGCAGCATCCCGAACCCGGCGACGCCCGTGCTGCGCCACGCCGTGCGGTAGACACCGAGGGCGGAGAAGGCGGCCAGCTGCGTCCCCGCCATGAGGGCGACCGCCGCGGCGGCCGCGGCCGCCGGCATCTGGCGGCCTCCGGTCAACGCGAGCGAGCCGCCGTAGGCCGCGACGACGAGCACCAGGTCGACGACCACGATCAGCGGGCGGCGGCGCGCCAGGCGGCGAAGGACGGGGAGGATCAGCCCCGACCGTGCCGGCTGCAGCTCGTCGAAGCCGAGGGCCTGGACGAGCCAGATGACCGTCACGCCGATGCCGAGCGCGACGAGGTCGACCGGCCAGCTCGGGACGCCGGCGACCAGGTACGCGAGCGCGGCCGTGCTGGTGGCGGCCATGTAGAGGAGGAGCACGGCGCGGCGCTGGGTGAAGCCCAGGTCGAGGAGCCGGTGATGCACGTGGCGGCGGTCGGGGCGCGCCGTGTTGCGGACCCCGTCCGACAGGCCCTCCCAGAACAAGCCGTCGCCCCATGCCCGGAGGCAGCGCGAGAGGAAGCGGCGGGCGATGGCGAGCGAGGTGTCGGTGGCCGGGACCGCGACCAGGAAGAGCGCGGCGAGCGGCGGCATGATCGGGCCCGCCGTGCCGGCGAGCGGCAGCACGGCGAGGGCGTAGCCGATGACCAGGCTGCCGGAGTCGCCGAGGAAGATCGTGGCGGGATTGAAGTTGTAGGGCAGGAAGCCGAGGAGCCCCGCGGCGAGCACCAGCGGCGCGGTGGCGGCCGCGACGTCGCCGGCGTGTGCGGCCGCCCCGGCGAGCCAGACGAGGCTGATGAGGCCGATGCCCGAGGCGAGGCCGTCGAGGCCGTCGGTCAGGTTGAACGCGTTGGTGATGAGGACGATCCAGACCCCGGTGAGGACGCCGTCGAGAAGCGCCGGGCCGAGCGCCGGCGCATGGCCGAAGCACGCGAGCCTGAGACCCCCGGCGACGGCCAGCACGGCGGCGGCCGCCTGCGCGACGAGCTTGGTCTCGGCGCGCAGCGACCAGACGTCGTCGACCATGCCGACGGCGAGCAGGAGCCCCGCGCCGCCGAGGACCAGCGGGCCGAGGTGGCCCGCTGCCCCGCCGAGCACGATGCCGACGGCCGCGGCGAGCGCGACGCCGACCCCTCCGGCGCGGGCCGTCGGCCGCGAGTGCACGCGGCGGGCGTCGGGCACGTCGGTGGCGCCGCAGAGGAACGCCAGCCGGCGCACGACGGGCGTGGCGGCGAGGGCGAGGAGGAAGGTGGCGGCGGGGGCGGCCCAGATCATGCGGCCTCCGCAAAGAGCGGCGCGAGCCGTGGCCGCGAGCCGGCGCCGGCCGTCCGCGCCGCCGCCT from Deltaproteobacteria bacterium encodes the following:
- a CDS encoding DNRLRE domain-containing protein, which gives rise to MRFRHTVARRALGFWIVLGLLPFLSHRGKAQALPSTTLTFSSTADTYVDSGSATKNFNSSTILRAAASPTRVTYLRFAVTGVSGRQVQKARLRLGVSAGAASGGTVHLISNNTWSETAVTFNTRPAVDGAGLQTLGTVATGATAEFILDGAITADGTYNLAIDSSNTATVSYNSSLATSGQKPQLVLTVAAQAPTVTIAQPPTGASYFTGDAITLQASAHDSAGVDLSTHVVWSSNLAGPLGTGAVVTTSL
- the ispD gene encoding 2-C-methyl-D-erythritol 4-phosphate cytidylyltransferase, whose amino-acid sequence is MSTNIGSRTASTARPPRGTAGAAGRVSAIVLAAGSGSRFTGSFIPKQFVQLMGKPILAYILETYQNLDLVDDVTLVVNARYEQLYYDIVDTYRFFKVRRMVRGGATRQASSAAGLEAIGPCDVVVVQDGVRPFTGPRVIMEAVETARRVGAANVTVRALDTIVESRDGMIAHIPDRANLYSGQSPQAFRYDLLVEAHQKAAADGITDATDDAQLVLRIGGQVGVVEGSYANFKITTYQDFLFATSLVDRERPNDGEGW
- a CDS encoding methyltransferase domain-containing protein — encoded protein: MRAASVRCTACALRYPRRDGVYLLGPPFAVNVAGRTFASDRMRRLAADAHAAGWDVARQRFAAEVLAGTLRAPEQSRWARLRAKVAGTTWEDTLQDLVDPTRAGWKFLLNLRSNAWVLFLGPSWGAAPVSLARSAAHVVVLDGSVERLRLVHEQAAAAGLENLTFARVVDPLRLPLPDGSVNLVVAPGLVEWFTAVAGERVLSAACGRELLGELRRVLAPRGQAYVATDNRTGLTRLLGARRASGASFSARGLREAAAAAGFRGSRLVAPIPFQHKFHQVLELEPSSAVRLSADPYRTRGRLVRPLVKAWDVCNRDGALERRLHPLLPSLGAVLSTEPEIPSLAERLLEHLATGGQIAHGRQLTRYFVRAKGAAVLVAGAPDGDGVIIRLPLDERAEATCAAHHQALETLVSDLRIPEELRRLFPAPYGRGSFEGQPFFAESAVPGEAGRVYYSRGTRRYDRAILNAAEVLRQLRRATEERVAVDGDEFARLCGRWLEELRGIVGREPRVALDAIERRLERTLIGRTLPLGWHHGDYDFANLLYGPREAVTGILDFEVFDARGLPLIDLMVLVARRPIRRTGFAFGTLFARSILARKLPPLETRLLEEEMRTVGADEELYQALALCCWLDHLRLRRDSWLVRSPSWLDQNLHEVVEAVRRIL
- a CDS encoding CDP-alcohol phosphatidyltransferase family protein; the protein is MDLTLEEVKRAAKREDFRAGVQMRLLMPRLSVRVTRWVVTHTRLAPNQITLVSFLVGLGAAASFASVSPLVVVAGLLAYHLHVLLDYVDGEVARCRGETSVRGAYFDLITDRVTFPLLVFSAGLGVYRQTGAPAHLIAAFVATFGLFLDKEAVDCWYRANAGAPEIEDRYVAAPSRSAWGRWRGRLALLAVMVRGLTAFLTYTAVAAVLDAAISFPLAGPGSWRALVLWAFAPLMPIGAVGRFLYVFRRGAIPRRQQLL
- a CDS encoding zinc-binding dehydrogenase is translated as MGTWNSAVSYRLTQPFRIEAVEREIKRERPDDVLVRPRLTGVCASDLKLYAGTRDRRALSKKLPMALLHEGVAEVVESGMAASHVRPGSRVVVVPNVPCYIAYPDLYPSRAEGCLACRPGGAGENYCLHNLYLSSNTDGLAQSVFRHPAALLVPVPSELPDRIAALTEPLTTILAGCEKAPIRPEGRYLVLGNGPLGQLVAICLAGMYQVPRAAIAMSGHDWGNRRAAMSLVGDALDGDDPQSFANLRGKIDIVFECVGGEANGETLEETVECLRPGGTAVLFGPSEKSVLLNTREMIGKGLTFLGCNRSFVPHFQTVLERLKEPLVQKLLEAVLSPEKFLVRSADDLNRALYHAWTKREAGKALIAWAGPE